The proteins below are encoded in one region of candidate division KSB1 bacterium:
- a CDS encoding glycosyltransferase has protein sequence MRIAIMGIRGIPANYGGFETFAEELAPRLVQRGHQVTVYGRSNNIKYREPYYKGVRIFILPTIPNKYLDTVAHTFLCALHAFWRRYDVVLICNSVNTIFCPILQLTGKKVAVNVDGLEWKRRKWNALGRALYRISEMLAVVLPDEVVTDAREIQKYYLRKFRKASTFIPYGAPDGPVPTRAILDRLGLKGRDYVLYVSRLEPENNALEVVRSFERVRTDLRLVVVGDAPYATDYIRQLKATKDPRIVFTGYVFGQGYRELQSNAYVYIQATEVGGTHPALLEGMGFGNCVLANDVPEHREVLGEAGIYFEVHRDGDLAAKLQWVLDNPRIVEEYRQRVRQRVRDRYTWDLVADQYEALFKRMIREGKGV, from the coding sequence ATGCGCATCGCAATCATGGGGATCCGGGGAATCCCCGCTAACTACGGCGGTTTCGAGACCTTTGCCGAGGAGTTAGCGCCCCGCCTGGTCCAGCGAGGCCATCAGGTCACAGTCTACGGGCGCTCCAACAACATCAAATACCGCGAGCCATACTACAAGGGGGTGCGAATTTTCATCCTGCCCACGATCCCGAACAAGTATCTCGACACCGTGGCCCACACCTTCCTCTGCGCTCTCCACGCCTTCTGGCGTCGGTATGACGTGGTGTTGATCTGCAACAGCGTGAACACCATCTTCTGCCCGATCCTGCAGCTCACTGGGAAGAAGGTGGCCGTGAACGTCGACGGCCTGGAGTGGAAGCGCCGGAAATGGAACGCGCTCGGCCGCGCGCTTTACCGCATCTCAGAGATGCTGGCCGTGGTCCTGCCGGACGAGGTGGTGACCGACGCCCGCGAGATCCAGAAGTACTACCTGAGAAAATTCCGCAAGGCATCGACCTTTATCCCGTACGGAGCGCCGGACGGGCCGGTCCCCACCCGAGCCATCCTCGATCGGTTGGGGCTCAAGGGCAGAGACTACGTCCTCTACGTCAGTCGGCTTGAGCCCGAGAACAACGCCCTCGAGGTTGTCCGCTCCTTCGAGCGGGTCCGGACGGATCTGCGTCTGGTGGTCGTAGGCGATGCTCCCTACGCGACCGACTACATCCGTCAGCTCAAAGCCACTAAGGACCCGCGGATTGTGTTCACGGGTTACGTGTTCGGGCAGGGGTACCGCGAGCTCCAGTCGAATGCCTACGTCTACATCCAGGCCACGGAGGTGGGTGGAACGCATCCGGCCTTGCTGGAGGGGATGGGGTTCGGCAACTGCGTCCTCGCCAATGACGTTCCGGAGCACCGCGAGGTGCTGGGCGAAGCCGGTATCTATTTCGAGGTCCACCGGGATGGCGACCTGGCTGCCAAGCTCCAGTGGGTGCTGGACAACCCCCGGATCGTAGAGGAGTACCGGCAGCGCGTCCGCCAACGAGTCCGGGACCGCTATACGTGGGATCTCGTGGCAGACCAGTACGAGGCTCTGTTCAAGCGCATGATTCGCGAAGGCAAGGGAGTGTAA
- a CDS encoding LacI family transcriptional regulator, protein MPTIYDVARKAGVGIGTVSRALNDSPNISPQTKEKVLRVAREMGYQPHALARGLARKRTGAIGAIVPFLTNYFYLELLKGIQHEISRSKYDLILYSADDVARGEDLLERVLRERRVDGVLYISMPLSNRMARKVRSRRLPVVLVDSYHPEVDSIHVENQLGAYQATRYLLDLGYRRLGMINGKLRSFPARERRQGFLRALSDFGLEPRAEWMIECDDLDGQDGFNAPAGYRAMIRLLELDEQPEALFVASDVQAYGVLRAARERGVRIPDDLALVAFDDIQPSELIGLSTVRQPMFEMGQRAVKRLAEKLENGVQDLWHEALGTRLVIRSTCGGDGRKG, encoded by the coding sequence ATGCCCACCATCTACGACGTTGCCCGCAAAGCTGGTGTCGGGATCGGCACCGTCAGCCGCGCCCTCAACGATAGTCCCAACATCAGCCCCCAGACCAAAGAGAAAGTGCTCCGTGTAGCCCGCGAGATGGGCTACCAGCCCCATGCCCTGGCGCGCGGCCTGGCCCGCAAACGCACGGGCGCGATCGGCGCCATCGTGCCGTTCCTCACCAACTACTTCTACTTAGAGCTCCTCAAAGGAATCCAGCATGAGATCAGTCGCTCCAAGTACGATCTCATCCTGTACTCCGCTGACGACGTCGCACGCGGGGAGGACCTCCTGGAACGGGTCCTACGCGAACGGCGGGTGGACGGGGTCCTGTACATCTCGATGCCCCTCTCCAACCGAATGGCCCGCAAGGTCCGCTCCCGCCGACTTCCGGTAGTCCTGGTCGATTCCTACCACCCCGAGGTGGACTCCATTCACGTGGAAAACCAGCTGGGCGCCTACCAGGCCACCCGCTACCTCCTGGATCTCGGGTACCGCCGCCTTGGGATGATCAACGGCAAGCTGCGCAGCTTTCCGGCAAGGGAGAGGCGGCAGGGGTTTCTCCGAGCCCTCAGTGACTTCGGCCTTGAGCCCCGCGCCGAGTGGATGATCGAGTGCGACGACCTGGACGGCCAAGACGGGTTTAACGCCCCGGCGGGCTATCGGGCCATGATCCGCTTGCTGGAGTTGGACGAACAGCCGGAGGCCCTCTTTGTCGCCAGCGATGTGCAGGCTTATGGAGTACTCCGCGCAGCCCGCGAGAGAGGCGTCCGTATCCCCGATGACCTTGCCCTCGTGGCGTTCGACGACATCCAGCCCTCGGAACTGATCGGTCTCAGCACGGTCCGGCAGCCCATGTTCGAAATGGGGCAGCGAGCGGTAAAGCGCCTGGCCGAGAAACTGGAAAACGGGGTCCAGGATCTGTGGCACGAGGCCCTGGGCACGAGACTCGTGATCCGCTCCACCTGCGGCGGTGACGGGCGAAAAGGGTGA